The genomic region GTCTTCGTCGATCACGATCCGCAGCGGCTCGCGGACGCGGTCGACCTGGGGCTGCGGGTGACGGACGGCGCGCTCGTACGGGTCGGAGCGCCGCCGGAGACGTCCGGGCCGACGGTCCGGATCGAGGCCGCAGGTCCGCCGGGCTCCGCGCTCCCGGCCCGGCTGCCCGGTTCCCCGGTGTGCGAGACCGGCACGGACTCCAGCGTGCTCACGGTCCCCGCCGCACACTCCGACGCCCTGCTGCGCGCCCTGCTCACGGCCCGGCCGCCCTGGCACATCCGCGCTGTCCACGGCGCCGGATCCCGTACCCCTGATTCCGGAACCCCCGCATCCCGCACCGCCGGAATTCCCCCGTCCCGCACCGCCGGAACCCCCGCATCCCGCACCGCCGAGGAACGATGACCGCACTGCTCCGCTACCAGGCCGCGCTGCTGCTGCGCTCCCAGCGCTGGCTCCCGCCCGTCCTGCTGTACGGGATCTTCCTCGCGGTCGGTGCGCAGGGCGGTGACCCGGTGCTGGATTCGCTCGGTTACGCCGCTGCCGCGCTGCTTCCTGCGACGGCCTGGCTGGTACGGATCTGTCTGAACCAGGAACCCGCCGCGGCCCGCGACTGCGCCGCCGCCGCGACGAGTCCGCTGCGGGTCCACCTCGCCTCGCTGGGCGTCGCGACGGGGTGCGCGGCCCTGCTCGGGTGTGCGGGAACGCTGGTGATCACCTTGGTCAGTTCGCCGACGAGCGACGATCACCGAGTGACGGTCCCGTTGTTCCCCGCGGCCGTCGCGGGGCTGCTCGCGGTGCTGGTCTGCGCGCTGACCGGAGCGGTCGCCGGTGCGCTGTTCACCCGGCCGGTGCTGCACGGCCGGGGCTGGTCGACCGCCGTCACCGCGCTCGCCGCTCTCCTCCTGCTGGTCACCCGTGGCTCGCCCGCCCGCTCCGCCGTGTACGGCCTGGTCTCGGGGTCCCGGACCGGGACCGTGCACGTACCGGTTCTCCCCCTGGTCCTCGCGGTGGTGGTCGGGGCCGGCGTCGCGGCGGGGGTGGGCGCGCTCGCCTCGCGGCGCGGCTGAGCGGGCCCGCGCGGGTGCCGGGCGCCGTGTACCAGTTCCCGGCCCGCGTTGTGGGTCTTCACCGAATCTCGACGCAGACATGTCAAGAAATCATGGACCTTTTCTTGTTCTCTTCAGGGGTGCGTGCATCAATGGTGGGCGAACCGAGCTAGTGACTGTCCGTCAGAAACGCGGTGGCCTGCGTTGTTACCGGCCTGCGTCCCGAACGGGTACTGGGGCGGGCGGCATGTGACGACGTGTGCTCACCGGTCGTCGCTGCCGGACATGACGGTTCTTCCTTGTCCTTCAGAGCAGAAGGGACCCCCCACATGAAATTCGGCAAGCGCGGCACCTATGGAGCCGCTGCGGCTCTCGGATTCGGCGCCATCGTCGCCGGGGCACTCGTCACGGCACCCCTCGCGGGCGCGGTGACCCCGACAACGGCCACGCTCAACTTCAACTGCGGAATCTGGGGTTCGGGTTCGGCGACCCTCACGGCAACCCAGAACGGGACAGCGGCGACCATCAACCTCTCCACGTCGGCGATCACCAGTCCCATCGATCTCGCGGCGGGCTCGGTCAGTTCGTCGCTCACCATGGCCAACGGCAGCTCCGGCAATGTCACGTTCAGTGGGAGCAGCAGCCCGGCCATCTCGGCGGGCAGCGCGGTGTCCACCGGGCCGCTGAGCGGGACGGTCGCCTCCGGTTACAGCCTGAACGCGACATCACTCAAGGTCGTCGTCCTGGGTGTCACCGCGAACTGCAGTGCCACTTCGACGCAGGCTCCTGGCCCGTTCGTCTTCTGACGGGGGGATCGGTACCTGCAAGGACCGGCTCCGACGGGAACCGGTTCCGATGAAGCCGGTGCTGCCCCGGTACTGCCAGGCGCGTCTGGCAGTACCGGGGCAGTTCCGGTTCCGGGATCAGCCGAAGGTTCCGGGATCAGCCGAAGATGTCGGCGAAGGCCAGCGGGCTCTGCGACACACCGCTACAGGTCGACGATGCGGTGAGAGCGGCACCTCCGCAGGACTGGTCGCGGTTGATCGACCAGTACGACAGCCTGCCGATGCCGTTTCCGGCGGCCCAGCTCTTCACGGTCGACGCGTCGGCCGTCGTGAAGACCGAACCGTCGTCGTTCACGCCGATCATGGGAGTGATGCCGACGTTGGCGTAGCTGTAGCCCGGGTCGACGGACTGCATCTGGGCCAGGGTGTTCTTGGCCGCGCTGATGGCGGCCTGTCCCATGTCCTGGGAGCCCTGGTAGTAGTCCATCGTCATGATGTTGACGACGTCGATCTTGACGCCCGCGTCCTTGGCGGCCTTGACGATGTTGACACCGTCGGCGGTCAGCCCGTCGGGCAGGACGGGGAGCGTGACCGAGAACTTCAGGCCGGGGTCGGCCGCCTGGAGAGTCTTCATCGCGCTCATGTTCCGCGCCGCGGCAGCGGTGTCCGCGATGGCGGCGCCCTCGATGTCGAAGTCCAGCGAGCTGGGGCCGTAGGAGTCGATGATCTTCTGGTACCCGGCGTTGATCGCGCTCTGGTCCGAACAGCTCCAG from Streptomyces sp. NBC_01267 harbors:
- a CDS encoding ABC transporter; translation: MTALLRYQAALLLRSQRWLPPVLLYGIFLAVGAQGGDPVLDSLGYAAAALLPATAWLVRICLNQEPAAARDCAAAATSPLRVHLASLGVATGCAALLGCAGTLVITLVSSPTSDDHRVTVPLFPAAVAGLLAVLVCALTGAVAGALFTRPVLHGRGWSTAVTALAALLLLVTRGSPARSAVYGLVSGSRTGTVHVPVLPLVLAVVVGAGVAAGVGALASRRG
- a CDS encoding chitinase: MRRRPPTSSRRTIAHSRIAASLATAALAVAGSALAAVPASAAPAAPQAGAEFAPYTDMSNSQEGLLDTAITQHGVKTFTAAFVLGSGCNQIWGDTLPVGNDSYTDPLISKAKSEGASVIVSSGGAAGLPLAWSCSDQSAINAGYQKIIDSYGPSSLDFDIEGAAIADTAAAARNMSAMKTLQAADPGLKFSVTLPVLPDGLTADGVNIVKAAKDAGVKIDVVNIMTMDYYQGSQDMGQAAISAAKNTLAQMQSVDPGYSYANVGITPMIGVNDDGSVFTTADASTVKSWAAGNGIGRLSYWSINRDQSCGGAALTASSTCSGVSQSPLAFADIFG